One part of the Gemmatimonadaceae bacterium genome encodes these proteins:
- a CDS encoding DUF1800 domain-containing protein, with the protein MTSRHVLLLSFPLLLGVGATGALVSAGTDARAERAWRPTAVPGATAERELAPRDQALHVLNRLAFGPRPGDVDAVLRLGVDRWIEQQLAPERIRDRSVDAVLSAYPHLAKDAGELRAEFPPAAALRRAAEGRMTAADSQALRRQAQEGRRFVAELTSARVARAVVSERQLAEVMTDFWLNHFSVFVGKNARMRYYLPTYERETIRPHVLGKFRDLLGAVARSPAMLVYLDNAISVADSTRPTLVDREVGERRLRRARAALNRRPNARADSARLEQLVQRRPRGLNENYARELLELHTLGVDGGYTQDDVINVARVLTGWTVRLGARDDGGFQFNPAAHDAGEKRILGRVFRAGRGEDEGDAVLDLLARHPSTARHIATKLAVRLVSDDPPDDLIDRATEVFLHTDGDIREVVRAIVTSPEFFSKAAWRAKVKSPFEVVVSAARALGGTADTTAFSAALVARLGQPIYGHQAPDGWPETGEEWMNTGAILNRINFGMAVAANRVPGARLDAWPPYAALREADRAAQVDAVIAAFLGGQTSTETRAILVNGANPMLGASVRDSFAVDVDGEIAMSERGVARRRRAGALGPPPDGQGNMNDREPRNPDVSGRTNPLRGNPLGPPRALSGLDQLIGLALGAPEFQRR; encoded by the coding sequence ATGACGTCACGCCATGTGTTGTTGCTCTCGTTTCCCCTGCTCCTGGGCGTTGGCGCCACGGGCGCGCTTGTGAGCGCCGGGACCGACGCGCGCGCCGAGCGTGCCTGGCGACCGACAGCAGTCCCGGGCGCGACCGCGGAGCGAGAATTGGCACCACGTGACCAGGCCCTTCACGTCCTCAACAGGCTGGCTTTCGGGCCGCGCCCGGGCGATGTGGACGCGGTGCTTCGCCTGGGCGTGGATCGGTGGATTGAACAGCAACTCGCGCCCGAGCGCATTCGCGACAGGAGCGTGGATGCTGTGCTATCGGCATATCCACACCTGGCAAAGGATGCGGGTGAGCTACGCGCGGAGTTTCCGCCGGCTGCCGCGCTGCGCCGGGCCGCCGAGGGTCGCATGACGGCGGCCGACAGCCAGGCCCTGCGACGTCAGGCACAGGAAGGTCGCCGATTCGTCGCCGAGCTCACCTCGGCCCGCGTGGCGCGAGCCGTGGTGTCGGAGCGACAACTGGCGGAAGTGATGACCGACTTCTGGCTCAACCATTTCAGTGTCTTTGTCGGGAAGAACGCCCGGATGCGCTACTACCTCCCCACGTACGAGCGGGAAACGATTCGGCCGCACGTGCTCGGGAAGTTCCGCGACCTGCTTGGCGCCGTGGCAAGGAGCCCGGCGATGCTGGTCTACCTCGACAATGCCATCTCGGTGGCGGACAGTACGCGGCCCACGCTGGTGGACCGCGAAGTCGGTGAACGTCGCCTCCGCCGTGCGCGTGCGGCGCTCAACCGCCGGCCCAACGCACGCGCCGATTCAGCGCGGCTCGAACAGCTGGTGCAGCGACGGCCACGTGGCCTCAACGAGAACTACGCGCGCGAACTGCTCGAACTGCACACGCTGGGCGTGGACGGCGGCTACACCCAGGACGATGTGATCAACGTCGCCCGCGTGCTCACCGGCTGGACGGTGCGCCTGGGCGCGCGCGACGACGGCGGCTTTCAGTTCAACCCCGCGGCGCACGATGCCGGGGAGAAGCGCATCCTCGGGCGCGTGTTCCGCGCCGGTCGCGGCGAAGACGAGGGCGATGCGGTGCTGGACCTGCTCGCCCGCCATCCGTCGACCGCGCGGCATATTGCGACAAAGCTTGCCGTGCGCCTGGTGTCCGACGATCCGCCGGACGATCTGATCGATCGCGCCACCGAGGTGTTTCTCCACACGGACGGCGACATTCGCGAGGTGGTCCGCGCCATCGTGACCTCGCCCGAGTTCTTCTCGAAGGCCGCCTGGCGGGCCAAGGTGAAGTCACCGTTCGAGGTGGTCGTGAGCGCCGCGCGCGCCCTTGGCGGCACAGCGGACACGACGGCATTCAGCGCAGCACTCGTCGCGCGGCTGGGTCAGCCCATCTACGGACACCAGGCGCCGGACGGTTGGCCGGAGACGGGTGAGGAGTGGATGAACACGGGGGCGATCCTCAACCGCATCAACTTCGGTATGGCCGTGGCGGCCAATCGTGTTCCGGGCGCGCGGCTCGACGCGTGGCCGCCGTATGCCGCGTTGCGCGAGGCGGACCGTGCGGCACAGGTGGACGCGGTGATCGCCGCGTTCCTTGGCGGGCAGACGTCGACGGAGACGCGCGCGATCCTGGTGAACGGGGCGAACCCGATGCTTGGCGCATCCGTTCGCGATTCATTCGCGGTGGATGTGGATGGGGAAATCGCGATGAGCGAGCGCGGAGTCGCGAGGCGCCGCCGAGCAGGGGCGCTGGGGCCCCCCCCCGATGGTCAAGGTAACATGAACGATCGCGAACCCCGCAACCCGGATGTCTCCGGTCGTACCAATCCATTGCGTGGAAATCCGCTGGGTCCGCCCCGCGCCCTCTCCGGGCTCGACCAGCTCATCGGCCTCGCGCTCGGTGCGCCCGAGTTCCAGCGCCGTTAG
- a CDS encoding DUF1501 domain-containing protein: MQRRVFVKSGALALVTMGLSPSFLRRSAFALELPRTTRGKVLVCLFQRGAADALSMVVPHGESSYYTLRPAIAIPRPRAGDAASAIDLDGFFGLHPALAPFRPLYQDGMLAPIHAVGSPSATRSHFDAQDYMESGTPDLKATRDGWLNRYLAVSGTCEACTPEPTPFRAVSMTAQTPRILDGGAPAVAMASLGDFTVRASSTSADRLEALYRTGTADLVHASGTEMFEAVKLLRSADPQRYQPGNGAEYPRSPFGQRLLEIAQLIKAGVGLEVAFADVGGWDTHVNQGAGTGQLATRLRDFATSIAAFVTDLGPRMDDVVILTMSEFGRMASQNGSGGTDHGHAGAMFVIGARINGGRVHGTWPGLAREQLYEGRDLALTTDFRAVFSEVLGRHLGATALDRVFPGYPGNQRDWRGVLSG, translated from the coding sequence ATGCAGCGCCGAGTCTTTGTGAAATCCGGAGCCCTCGCCCTCGTCACCATGGGGCTGAGCCCGTCGTTCCTCCGTCGCAGCGCCTTTGCCCTCGAGCTCCCCCGCACCACCAGGGGCAAGGTGCTCGTGTGCCTGTTCCAGCGCGGGGCGGCGGATGCGCTCAGCATGGTCGTCCCGCACGGCGAGTCCTCGTACTACACGCTTCGACCGGCCATCGCCATTCCGCGTCCGCGCGCCGGCGACGCGGCCTCCGCCATCGACCTCGATGGGTTCTTTGGCCTGCACCCGGCACTCGCGCCGTTCCGACCCCTCTACCAGGACGGGATGCTCGCGCCCATCCACGCGGTCGGCAGTCCGAGCGCGACGCGCTCGCACTTCGACGCGCAGGACTACATGGAGAGCGGCACGCCTGACCTCAAGGCTACGCGGGACGGCTGGCTCAACCGCTACCTCGCGGTGAGCGGCACGTGTGAAGCCTGCACCCCCGAGCCGACGCCGTTCCGCGCCGTGTCGATGACCGCACAGACCCCGCGCATCCTCGACGGCGGGGCGCCGGCGGTGGCCATGGCCTCGTTAGGCGACTTCACCGTGCGCGCCAGCTCGACATCCGCCGATCGTCTCGAGGCCCTCTATCGCACCGGCACGGCCGACCTCGTGCACGCCTCGGGCACCGAGATGTTCGAGGCCGTGAAACTCCTGCGCAGCGCGGACCCGCAGCGCTACCAACCGGGCAACGGCGCGGAGTATCCGCGATCGCCGTTCGGCCAGCGCCTGCTGGAGATCGCCCAGCTCATCAAGGCTGGCGTCGGTCTCGAGGTCGCATTCGCCGACGTCGGCGGATGGGACACGCACGTCAACCAGGGGGCGGGGACCGGCCAGCTCGCGACGCGACTGCGAGACTTTGCCACGTCGATCGCCGCATTCGTCACCGACCTCGGCCCACGCATGGATGACGTCGTCATCCTGACGATGTCGGAGTTCGGGCGCATGGCGTCGCAGAACGGCAGCGGTGGCACCGACCATGGCCACGCCGGCGCGATGTTCGTCATTGGGGCCAGGATCAACGGTGGCCGGGTGCATGGCACGTGGCCGGGACTCGCTCGCGAACAACTCTACGAAGGACGCGACCTCGCCCTCACCACCGACTTCCGCGCCGTCTTCTCCGAAGTGCTTGGCCGGCACCTCGGCGCCACGGCGCTCGACCGGGTGTTCCCGGGATACCCCGGGAACCAGCGCGACTGGCGCGGCGTGCTCTCGGGTTAA